The following proteins are encoded in a genomic region of Parus major isolate Abel chromosome 18, Parus_major1.1, whole genome shotgun sequence:
- the SDK2 gene encoding protein sidekick-2 isoform X2 — protein sequence MITSLDRTHAGFYRCIVRNRMGALLQRQTEVQVAYMGSFEDSETQQSVSHGEAAVIRAPRIASFPQPQVTWFRDGRKISPSSRIAITLENTLVILSTVAPDAGRYYVQAVNDKNGDNKTSQPITLSVANVGGPADPIAPTIIVPPRNTSVVAGTSEVTMECVANARPLIKLHIIWKKDGAPVSSGISDYSRRLTILHPTLSDSGFYECEAVLRSSSVPAVTAGAYLSVLEPPQFVREPERHITAEMEKVVAIPCQAKGVPPPEMAWYKDAALLHLEKLSRFQLLEDGSLQISGLVPDDTGMFQCFARNAAGEVQTTTYLAVTSIAPNITRGPQDSAVIDGMSVILNCETSGAPRPAITWQKGERVLASGSVQLPRFTLLESGSLLVSPAHLPDAGTYTCLATNSRGVDEASADLVVWARTRITDPPQDQSVIKGTKAVMSCGVTHDPSVDVRYVWEKDGAPLGPESGPRVRLDEVGTLHISQTWSGDIGTYTCKVISAGGNDSRSAHLRVRQLPHAPESPVAALSPQEKRAINLTWAKPFDGNSPLLRYVVEVSENNAPWTVLLASVDPEVTSVTVRGLVPARSYQFRLCAVNDVGRGQFSKDTERVSLPEEPPSAPPQNVIASGRTNQSIMIQWQPPPESHQNGVLKGYIIRYCLAGLPVGYQFKNITNAEVNNLLLEDLIIWTNYEIEVAAYNSAGLGVYSMKVTEWTLQGVPTVPPGNVQAEATNSTTIRFTWNPPSPQFINGINQGYKLIAWEPEHEDEATVVTVRPNFQASVHVGFVAGLRKFTEYFTSVLCFTTPGDGPRSPPQLVRTHEDVPGPVGHLSFSDILDTSLKVSWQEPLEKNGILTGYRISWEEYNRTNTRVTHYLPNVTLEYRVTGLTALTTYTIEVAAMTSKGQGQVSSSTISSGVPPELPGAPTNLGISNIGPRSVTIQFRPGYDGKTSISRWQVEAQVGQNGEAGAWGLVHQLANEPDTRSMEVPNLKPYTYYSFRMRQVNIVGTSPPSLPSRRIQTLQAPPDMAPANVTLRTASETSLWLRWMPLLEQEYNGNPDSVGYRIRYARADGRGQPALHVIRDRVEREFTIEDLEEWTEYRVQVQAFNAIGSGPWSPSVLGRTRESVPSSGPSNVSAVATSSSSLTVRWSDIPEADCNGLILGYKVLYKEKGSEVRARFWLAEGNASRSAQLAGLDKYTLYEIRVLAFTRMGDGVPSRPPVLERTLDDVPGPPVGLLFPEVRTTLVRLIWQPPAAPNGVILAYQVSHRLNTSAVAAAAVEVLEASARQFTATGLQPEATYLFRVTAQTRKGWGEAAEALVVTTEKRARPQPPGKPLAQQEEVRARSVLLSWEPGSDGLSPVRYYTVQSRELPDGDWALHSAPVSHNATSFVVDRLKPFTSYKFRVKATNDIGDSEYSEESESLTTLQAAPEEAPTILSITPHTTTSVLIRWQPPAEDKINGILLGFRLRYRELVYDSLRGFALRGLGHPGAGWAELAPVYAVHNLSEVSLTQYELDNLSKHRRYEIRMSVYNAVGEGPPSPPQEVFVGEAVPTGAPQNVAVQAATATQLDVSWEPPPVESQNGDIQGYKIHFWEEQRQNESARVKTLFLPETGVKLKNLTGYTSYWVSVAAFNAAGDGPRSPPVKARTQQAAPSAPGSIRFSELTTTSVNVSWEPPALPNGVLEGYRLVYEPCTPVDGVSKIVTVDVKGNSPLWMKVKDLAEGVTYRFRIRAKTFAYGPDVEANITTGPGEGAPGPPGEPFISRYGSAITIHWSSGDPGQGPITRYVIEARPSDEGLWDILIKDIPKEVTSYTFSMDILKQGVSYDFRVIAVNDYGYGTPSTPSPSVSAQKTNPFYEEWWFLVVIALVGLIFILLLVFVLIIRGQSKKYSKKSDSGNSSKAAALSHGEMVSLDEGSFPALELNNRRLSVKNSFCRKNGIYTRSPPRPSPGSLHYSDEDVTKYNDLIPAESSSLTEKPSEVSDSQGSDSEYEVEPGHQKAHSFVNHYISDPTYYNSWRRQQKGISRAQAYSYTESDSGEPDHQPLSNSTSTQQGSLFRPKASRTPTPQTPGNAPSSQPGTLYRPPSSLAPGSRAPIAGFSSFV from the exons ATGATCACCTCGCTGGACCGCACCCACGCCGGCTTCTACCGCTGCATCGTCCGCAACCGCATGGGAGCCCTGCTGCAGCGCCAGACCGAGGTGCAGGTGGCCT ACATGGGGAGCTTCGAGGACAGCGAGACGCAGCAGAGCGTGTCCCACGGCGAGGCGGCCGTCATCCGTGCGCCCCGCATCGCCAGCTTCCCGCAGCCCCAGGTCACCTGGTTCCGCGATGGACGGAAAATCTCCCCCAGCAGCCGCAT AGCCATCACGCTGGAGAACACCCTGGTCATCCTGTCCACGGTGGCCCCGGACGCGGGGCGTTACTACGTGCAGGCGGTGAATGACAAGAACGGTGACAACAAGACGAGCCAGCCCATCACCCTGAGCGTGGCCA ACGTGGGTGGTCCGGCCGATCCCATTGCACCCACCATCATTGTCCCACCCAGGAACACCAGCGTGGTGGCAGGGACCTCGGAGGTGACCATGGAGTGTGTGGCCAATGCCAG GCCACTGATCAAGCTGCACATCATCTGGAAGAAGGACGGGGCGCCCGTGTCCAGCGGGATCAGCGACTACAGCCGCCGGCTGACCATCCTTCACCCCACCCTGAGCGACAGCGGCTTCTACGAGTGCGAGGCTGTGCTGCGCAGCAGCAGCGTCCCCGCCGTGACTGCCGGCGCCTACCTGTCCGTGCTGG AGCCCCCGCAGTTCGTCAGGGAGCCGGAGAGACACATCACGGCCGAGATGGAGAAGGTGGTGGCCATCCCCTGCCAAGCCAAGG GTGTCCCCCCTCCCGAGATGGCCTGGTACAAGGACGCTGCCCTCCTGCACCTGGAGAAGCTGTCCcgcttccagctgctggaggacgGCAGCCTGCAGATCAGCGGGCTGGTCCCCGATGACACCGGAATGTTCCAGTGCTTCGCCCGCAACGCGGCCGGCGAGGTGCAGACCACCACGTACCTGGCCGTGACCA GCATCGCCCCCAACATCACGCGGGGTCCCCAGGACAGCGCGGTGATTGACGGCATGTCCGTCATCCTCAACTGCGAGACCTCGGGGGCGCCGCGCCCGGCCATCACCTGGCAGAAAG GGGAGCGGGTGCTGGCCAGCGGCTCCGTGCAGCTGCCGCGCTTCACCCTGCTGGAGTCGGGCAGTCTCCTGGTGAGCCCCGCGCACCTGCCCGACGCCGGCACCTACACCTGCCTGGCCACCAACTCCCGCGGCGTGGACGAGGCCTCTGCCGACCTGGTGGTGTGGG CGAGGACACGCATCACCGACCCGCCACAGGACCAGAGCGTCATCAAGGGCACCAAGGCCGTCATGAGCTGCGGGGTCACCCATGACCCCAGTGTGGATGTCAG GTACGTGTGGGAGAAGGACGGGGCACCGCTGGGCCCCGAGAGCGGTCCCCGGGTGCGCCTGGACGAGGTGGGCACCCTGCACATCTCCCAGACCTGGTCGGGTGACATCGGCACCTACACCTGCAAGGTGATCTCGGCCGGGGGCAACGACTCGCGCAGCGCCCACCTCCGTGTCCG GCAGCTCCCCCACGCCCCCGAGAGCCCCGTGGCCGCCCTGAGCCCGCAGGAGAAACGGGCCATCAACCTCACCTGGGCCAAGCCCTTCGACGGCAACAGCCCCCTGCTCCGCTACGTCGTGGAGGTCTCCGAGAACA acGCGCCCTGGACCGTGCTGCTGGCCAGCGTGGACCCCGAGGTGACATCGGTGACAGTGCGGGGCTTGGTCCCTGCTCGCTCCTACCAGTTCCGCCTGTGTGCCGTAAATGACGTGGGCAGGGGACAGTTCAGCAAGGACACGGAGAG ggtgtccctgcccgaGGAGCCGCCCTCTGCGCCCCCCCAGAACGTCATCGCCAGCGGCCGCACCAACCAGTCCATCATGATCCAGTGGCAGCCGCCCCCCGAGAGCCACCAGAACGGGGTCCTCAAGGGCTACATCATCCG GTACTGCCTGGCCGGGCTGCCTGTGGGGTACCAGTTCAAGAACATCACCAATGCTGAGGTCAACAACCTCCTCCTGGAGGATCTCATCATCTGGACCAACTACGAGATCGAGGTGGCCGCCTACAACAGCGCCGGCCTGGGGGTCTACAGCATGAAGGTGACAGAGTGGACCCTGCAGGGAG tgcccacGGTGCCTCCAGGGAATGTGCAGGCTGAGGCCACCAACTCCACCACCATCCGCTTCACCTGGaacccccccagcccccagtTCATCAACGGCATCAACCAGGGCTACAAG CTCATCGCCTGGGAGCCGGAGCACGAGGACGAGGCCACGGTGGTGACGGTGCGACCCAACTTCCAGGCCAGCGTCCACGTGGGCTTCGTGGCGGGGCTGCGCAAGTTCACCGAGTACTTCACCTCGGTGCTGTGCTTCACCACGCCCGGGGACGGCCCGCGCAGCCCCCCGCAGCTGGTGCGCACCCACGAGGACG TGCCTGGCCCTGTGGGACACCTCAGCTTCAGTGACATCCTGGATACATCCCTGAAGGTCAGCTGGCAGGAGCCTCTGGAGAAGAACGGGATCCTGACGG GCTACCGGATCTCGTGGGAGGAGTACAACCGCACCAACACGCGGGTGACGCATTACCTGCCCAACGTCACCCTGGAGTACCGTGTCACCGGCCTCACTGCCCTCACCACCTACACCATCGAGGTGGCTGCCATGACCTccaagggacagggacaggtctCCTCCTCCACCATCTCCTCAGGGGTCCCCCCAG agctCCCCGGTGCCCCCACCAACCTGGGCATCTCCAACATCGGCCCCCGCTCTGTCACCATCCAGTTTCGCCCAGGTTATGACGGCAAAACCTCCATCTCCCGCTGGCAGGTGGAGGCACAG GTGGGCCAGAACGGCGAGGCTGGGGCGTGGGGGCTCGTGCACCAGCTGGCCAACGAGCCCGACACCCGCTCCATGGAGGTGCCCAACCTGAAGCCCTACACCTACTACAG TTTCCGCATGCGGCAGGTGAACATTGTGGGCACCAGCCCCCCCAGCCTGCCCTCCCGGAGGATCCAGACCCTCCAAGCCCCCCCGGACATGGCCCCTGCCAACGTCACCCTGAGGACGGCCAGCGAGACCAGCCTGTGGCTGCGCTGGATG cccctcctggagcaggagtACAACGGGAACCCTGACTCGGTGGGGTACAGGATCCGCTACGCGCGGGCGGACGGGCGGGGGCAGCCGGCGCTCCACGTCATCCGCGACCGCGTGGAGCGGGAATTCACCATCGAGGACCTGGAGGAGTGGACGGAATACCGGGTGCAGGTCCAGGCCTTCAACGCCATCGGCTCCGGGCCCTGGAGCCCCTCGGTGCTGGGACGCACCCGGGAGTCAG TCCCCTCCTCCGGCCCCAGCAATGTGTCGGCAGTGGccacctcctccagcagcctgacGGTCCGATGGAGCGACATTCCCGAGGCTGACTGCAATGGGCTCATCCTGGGCTACAAG GTGCTGTACAAGGAGAAGGGCTCGGAGGTGCGTGCCCGGTTCTGGCTGGCCGAGGGCAATGCCTCCCGCAGTGCCCAGCTGGCCGGGCTGGACAAGTACACCCTGTACGAGATCCGGGTGCTGGCCTTCACCAGGATGGGCGATGGTGTCCCCAGCCGGCCTCCTGTCCTCGAGAGGACACTGGATGACG TGCCCGGGCCCCCCGTGGGGCTCCTCTTTCCTGAAGTGAGGACCACCTTGGTGAGGCTCATCTGGCAGCCGCCGGCAGCACCCAACGGCGTCATCCTGG CCTACCAGGTCAGCCACCGCCTGAACACCTCGGCGGTGGCCGCGGCAGCCGTGGAGGTGCTGGAAGCCAGCGCCCGGCAGTTCACGGCCACCGGCCTCCAGCCCGAGGCCACCTACCTGTTCCGTGTCACCGCGCAGACCCGCAAGGGCTGGGGCGAGGCGGCCGAAGCCCTGGTGGTCACCACCGAGAAGAGAG CCCGGCCGCAGCCCCCCGGGAAGCCGCTGgctcagcaggaggaggtgCGGGCCCGGAGcgtgctgctgtcctgggagcCGGGCAGCGACGGCCTCTCCCCCGTGCGCTACTACACCGTGCAGAGCCGAGAGCTGCCCGACGGGGACTGGGCTCTGCACTCCGCCCCCGTCAGCCACAACGCCACCTCCTTCGTCGTGGACAG GCTCAAACCCTTCACCTCCTACAAGTTCCGTGTGAAGGCGACGAACGACATCGGGGACAGCGAGTACAGCGAGGAGTCGGAGTCGCTCACCACCCTGCAGGCGG CCCCCGAGGAGGCTCCCACCATCCTCTCCATCACCCCCCACACCACCACGTCGGTGCTCATCCGCTGGCAG CCTCCGGCTGAGGACAAGATCAACGGGATCCTGCTGGGGTTCCGGCTGCGCTACCGGGAGCTGGTGTACGACAGCCTGCGGGGCTTCGCCCTGCGCGGCCTCGGCCACCCCGGCGCCGGCTGGGCCGAGCTCGCCC cCGTCTATGCCGTGCACAACCTCAGCGAGGTGTCCCTCACCCAGTACGAGCTGGACA ACCTGAGCAAGCACCGGCGCTACGAGATCCGGATGAGCGTCTACAACGCCGTGGGCGAGGGACCCCCCAGCCCCCCCCAGGAGGTGTTCGTGGGGGAAGCGG TGCCCACCGGAGCGCCCCAGAACGTGGCTGTGCAGGCGGCCACGGCCACGCAGCTGGATGTCAGCTGGGAACCGCCCCCGGTGGAGAGCCAGAACGGCGACATACAGGGCTACAAG ATCCACTTCTGGGAGGAGCAGCGGCAGAACGAGAGCGCGCGGGTCAAGACCCTTTTCCTGCCCGAGACCGGGGTGAAGCTGAAGAACCTGACGGGCTACACCTCGTACTGGGTCAGCGTGGCCGCCTTCAACGCGGCGGGGGACgggccccgcagcccccccgTGAAGGCACGGACACAGCAGGCAG cccccagcgCTCCCGGCTCCATCCGATTCAGCGAGCTGACCACCACGTCAGTGAACGTGTCCTGGGAGCCACCGGCGCTGCCCAACGGGGTCCTCGAGGGCTACAGGCTGGTCTACGAGCCCTGCACGCCCGTGGATG GCGTGAGCAAGATCGTGACGGTGGACGTGAAGGGGAACAGCCCGCTGTGGATGAAGGTCAAGGACCTGGCCGAGGGTGTCACGTACCGCTTCCGAATCAGGGCCAAAACCTTCGCCTACGGCCCGGATGTGGAGGCCAACATCACCACGGGGCCCGGGGAAG GTGCCCCCGGCCCCCCCGGAGAACCCTTCATCTCCCGCTATGGCTCGGCCATCACCATCCACTGGTCCAGCGGGGACCCTGGGCAAGGACCCATCACCAGATACGTCATCGAGGCTCGACCCTCAG ATGAGGGGCTCTGGGACATCCTCATCAAAGACATCCCCAAGGAGGTGACCTCCTACACCTTCAGCATGGACATCCTCAAGCAGGGGGTCAGCTACGACTTCCGTGTCATTGCCGTGAACGACTACGGCTACGGGACCCCCAGCACCCCTTCCCCCTCCGTGTCAG CCCAGAAAACCAACCCGTTCTATGAGGAGTGGTGGTTCCTGGTGGTCATTGCCCTGGTGGGgctcatcttcatcctcctcctcgTTTTCGTGCTCATCATCCGCGGGCAGAGCAAGAAATACTCCAAGAAGTCGGACTCGG GGAACAGCTCCAAGGCGGCCGCCCTGAGCCACGGGGAGATGGTGAGCCTGGATGAGGGCAGCTTCCCCGCCCTGGAGCTCAACAACCGCCGCCTCTCCGTCAAGAATTCCTTCTGCAGGAAGAACGGCATCTACACCCG GTCCCCACCCCGGCCCAGCCCCGGCAGCCTGCACTACTCGGACGAGGACGTGACCAAGTACAACGACCTGATCCCCGCCgagagcagcagcctgacagagAAACCCTCCGAGGTCTCCGACTCGCAG GGCAGTGACAGCGAGTACGAGGTGGAGCCCGGGCACCAGAAGGCGCATTCCTTTGTCAACCACTACATCAGCGACCCCACCTACTACAACTCGTGGCGGCGGCAGCAGAAGGGAATCTCCCGGGCTCAGGCTTACAGCTACACCGAAAGCGACTCGGGCGAGCCCGACCACCAGCCCCTCTCCAACAGCACCTCCACGCAGCAGGGCAGCCTGTTCCGCCCCAAAGCCAGCAGGACTCCCACCCCCCAGACCCCCGGCAACgcccccagcagccagcccgGGACCCTGTACCGCCCGCCCAGCAGCCTGGCCCCCGGTTCCAGAGCCCCCATCGCTGGGTTTTCCTCTTTCGTTTGa